From a region of the Aeoliella mucimassa genome:
- a CDS encoding DJ-1/PfpI family protein: MSKILMLVGDFVEDYEAMVPLQILQMVGHTVDIVCPDKVAGDSVATAIHDFEGQQTYSEKRGHNFPVTAAFAEAKADDYDALVLPGGRSPEYLAIDSRVIELVQQFAAADKPIAATCHAPLILAAAKVVEGKRCQAYPTVRPELEAAGATWDTPSAGLDSAITDGKLVTAPAWPANANWMRAFLEVLGTKIS, translated from the coding sequence ATGTCTAAGATCCTGATGCTAGTCGGCGACTTCGTCGAAGATTACGAGGCCATGGTGCCGCTGCAGATTCTGCAAATGGTGGGGCACACGGTCGATATCGTCTGCCCCGATAAAGTGGCGGGCGACTCCGTGGCCACCGCGATTCACGATTTCGAAGGTCAGCAAACCTACAGCGAGAAGCGGGGGCATAACTTCCCTGTCACTGCTGCGTTTGCCGAAGCCAAGGCCGACGACTACGACGCGCTGGTGCTGCCAGGTGGGCGTTCTCCCGAGTACCTGGCGATCGACTCGCGAGTGATCGAGCTAGTGCAGCAGTTCGCCGCGGCCGACAAGCCGATTGCCGCAACGTGCCATGCCCCGCTGATCCTGGCGGCTGCCAAGGTGGTGGAAGGCAAACGCTGCCAGGCTTACCCCACAGTGCGTCCCGAGCTGGAAGCGGCCGGCGCGACCTGGGACACCCCCTCGGCCGGACTCGATAGCGCGATCACCGATGGCAAGCTAGTTACCGCTCCCGCCTGGCCGGCGAACGCCAACTGGATGCGGGCG